Proteins encoded within one genomic window of Humulus lupulus chromosome 1, drHumLupu1.1, whole genome shotgun sequence:
- the LOC133797716 gene encoding B3 domain-containing protein At3g19184-like: MVKSKLGYEECRKQRLEENKKRMEELNLTKLAQALKTPTPKSTPVKQGKPRTRINVEPSSVPLRRSSRVADKSPPNYKEVPIEPLEWPRSNYRSYRRGDLLNRVYASDEAREYAIYRAALLQSEIESNSPSFMKPLLQSHVTGGFWLGLPVQFCKSHLPHTDEAITLVDEEGGEFPTRYLVDKNGLSGGWRGFAIDHQLVDGDALVFHLVKPTQFKVYIIRANQIEGQDVINEDETKENDKDLEDIPSGRRSKRIRSSKK, encoded by the exons ATGGTGAAGTCTAAATTGGGCTACGAGGAATGTCGGAAACAAAGACTGGAAGAGAATAAAAAAAGAATGGAGGAGCTCAACCTCACCAAGCTTGCTCAAGCTCTCAAAACCCCAACTCCTAAGTCCACACCC GTAAAGCAGGGGAAGCCCAGAACTCGAATAAACGTGGAGCCCTCTTCCGTGCCACTGAGAAGGTCCAGTCGAGTCGCCGACAAATCTCCTCCAAATTACAAAGAA GTCCCTATTGAACCTTTGGAGTGGCCCAGAAG TAATTACAGGAGCTATCGAAGGGGAGATTTGCTTAACCGGGTTTATGCTTCGGATGAAGCAAGGGAATATGCCATTTATAGAGCAGCGTTACTTCAATCAGAAATAGAATCCAACTCCCCAAGTTTTATGAAACCACTGCTTCAGTCACATGTTACTGGAGGCTTTTGGCTG GGTCTTCCAGTCCAATTTTGCAAGAGTCACCTTCCACATACAGATGAGGCAATTACTTTGGTTGATGAAGAGGGAGGTGAATTCCCAACAAGGTATCTTGTTGATAAAAATGGCCTTAGTGGAGGATGGAGAGGTTTTGCCATCGATCATCAACTAGTTGATGGGGATGCTTTAGTTTTTCATCTGGTCAAGCCAACTCAATTTAAG GTCTATATAATTAGAGCAAATCAAATAGAAGGCCAGGACGTTATAAATGAAGACGAAACTAAAGAGAACGACAAAGATTTGGAAGACATTCCCTCAGGCAGAAGGTCCAAAAGGATCAGATCAA GCAAAAAGTAG